One Gordonia zhaorongruii DNA segment encodes these proteins:
- a CDS encoding M18 family aminopeptidase: MVSTATFRTSASAEGLGEFVDASPSPFHVCRTVAAELDRAGYTQISEDQPWADSAASGGRAYVVRGGSIIAWDAQPAPTLAEPRTGFRIVGGHTDSPNLRVKQHPDRRSAGLSTVALEPYGGAWLNSWLDRDLGISGRIAYADGSRVAHRLVCIDEPVLRVPQLAIHLSEDRKGVHLDPQRHVDAVWGVEETGPFLDWVAERSDVDPGSVLGWELMTHDVTPSRIVGARGELLSAPRLDNQGTCYAGLRALLDAERTGPITVLALFDHEEVGSGSERGASSDFLVTVLERIIAARGGGRDEFLQAMASSRCASGDMAHATHPNYPDRHEPSHRIDVNGGPVLKVNQNLRYASDAVGEAEFAMACRDAGVELQRYVHRADLPCGSTIGPLTATRTGLLTVDVGAPQLAMHSCRELMGALDVPMYSAALRAFLER, encoded by the coding sequence ATGGTGAGCACCGCGACGTTCCGGACCAGCGCGTCGGCGGAGGGTCTCGGCGAGTTCGTCGACGCTTCGCCGTCGCCGTTCCACGTGTGCCGCACAGTGGCCGCCGAACTCGACCGAGCCGGCTACACGCAGATCTCCGAGGATCAGCCGTGGGCCGACTCGGCGGCATCGGGCGGGCGTGCCTACGTGGTCCGCGGTGGCTCGATCATCGCGTGGGACGCGCAGCCCGCTCCGACACTCGCCGAGCCGCGCACGGGGTTCCGCATCGTCGGTGGCCACACGGACAGCCCGAACCTTCGGGTCAAGCAGCACCCGGACCGCCGGTCGGCGGGCTTGTCGACGGTGGCGCTCGAACCGTACGGCGGCGCATGGCTCAATTCGTGGCTCGACCGCGACCTCGGCATCTCCGGTCGCATCGCGTACGCCGACGGATCACGGGTGGCGCACCGGCTGGTGTGCATCGACGAGCCGGTCCTGCGCGTGCCCCAACTCGCCATTCACCTGTCCGAGGACCGCAAGGGCGTTCATCTCGACCCGCAGCGCCACGTCGACGCGGTGTGGGGCGTGGAGGAGACCGGACCCTTCCTGGACTGGGTCGCAGAACGCTCCGACGTCGATCCCGGCAGCGTGCTCGGTTGGGAGCTGATGACGCACGACGTGACGCCCTCCCGGATCGTCGGGGCGCGCGGTGAGCTGCTCAGCGCGCCGCGGCTGGACAATCAGGGCACCTGCTACGCCGGGCTCCGAGCGCTCCTGGACGCCGAGCGGACGGGGCCGATCACCGTCCTGGCACTCTTCGATCACGAAGAGGTCGGGTCGGGCTCTGAGCGGGGAGCGTCCAGCGACTTCCTGGTCACCGTGCTGGAGCGGATCATCGCGGCGCGCGGTGGCGGCCGGGACGAGTTCCTGCAGGCGATGGCGTCGAGCCGGTGCGCGTCCGGCGACATGGCGCACGCCACTCACCCGAACTATCCGGACCGGCACGAGCCGTCTCATCGCATCGACGTGAACGGCGGTCCGGTCCTCAAGGTGAACCAGAATCTCCGCTACGCATCCGACGCGGTCGGCGAGGCGGAGTTCGCGATGGCCTGTCGTGATGCGGGCGTCGAGTTGCAGAGATACGTTCACCGCGCGGACCTGCCGTGCGGTTCGACGATCGGGCCGCTCACCGCCACCCGCACCGGCCTGTTGACCGTCGACGTCGGTGCACCCCAGTTGGCGATGCACAGCTGCCGCGAATTGATGGGCGCGCTCGATGTGCCGATGTACTCGGCGGCGCTCCGCGCGTTCCTGGAGCGCTGA
- a CDS encoding winged helix-turn-helix transcriptional regulator: MPEKSPTDCDVVPTLEADVFARDCASRGVLQNVTSRWGLLALVALRDGEMRFSALRRRVDGVSERMLSVSLQALERDGFVNREVLQAIPPRVEYSLTHLGAETADRLAGLIDLVEGRLNDVHASQDSYDAR, from the coding sequence ATGCCCGAGAAGTCTCCGACCGACTGCGACGTCGTCCCGACGCTGGAGGCGGACGTGTTCGCCCGAGATTGCGCGTCGCGTGGTGTGCTCCAGAACGTTACGAGCCGATGGGGCCTGCTCGCCTTGGTCGCACTGCGTGACGGGGAGATGCGCTTCAGCGCCCTTCGCCGTCGAGTCGACGGGGTCAGCGAGCGCATGCTCTCCGTGAGCCTTCAAGCCCTCGAGCGCGACGGTTTCGTGAACCGCGAAGTGCTGCAGGCCATTCCGCCGAGAGTCGAGTACTCGCTCACCCACCTCGGGGCGGAGACCGCCGACCGGCTGGCCGGGCTCATCGACCTCGTCGAAGGTCGGCTCAACGACGTCCATGCGTCGCAGGACAGTTACGACGCGAGGTAG